A window of the Sabethes cyaneus chromosome 1, idSabCyanKW18_F2, whole genome shotgun sequence genome harbors these coding sequences:
- the LOC128745226 gene encoding uncharacterized protein LOC128745226: protein MLQHNIAPKIYYIMRFKRSLTVIACLVINFCLVSSIPQAQINRQNPTNQLSSARAHPAYKDGQREPPDGVSELFGFPADPSMIESMRNARNRTPVYIPNKCLENEILYPGDQESDWVCDCKPTYVYHPPTRKCYEMYTQGYCENGFMIYLAQGAKKPECIRNDCYRPDPKISWVMYNGTCVQLNEYHRGCDVGKLKQFVGVNETTHELDCMNITGVKMN, encoded by the exons ATGCTGCAACATAACATAGCACCAAAAATCTACTACATAATGCGGtttaaaagaagcctaacagtGATCGCTTGTCTTGTTATCAACTTCTGTTTGGTTTCGTCGATTCCACAGGCTCAGATTAATCGTCAGAATCCAACGAACCAAT TGTCTTCTGCTCGGGCTCATCCAGCGTACAAAGATGGACAGCGTGAACCGCCGGACGGAGTTTCAGAGCTGTTCGGTTTTCCAGCTGATCCGTCAATGATCGAGTCAATGCGCAATGCTAGA AACCGAACCCCCGTTTACATTCCCAACAAGTGCCTTGAAAATGAAATCCTCTATCCGGGCGATCAAGAAAGCGATTGGGTCTGCGACTGTAAGCCAA CGTACGTCTATCATCCACCAACTCGCAAATGCTATGAAATGTACACACAAGGGTATTGCGAAAATGGTTTCATGATCTACCTGGCTCAAGGCGCAAAGAAACCGGAATGCATCCGCAACGACTGCTACAGGCCTGATCCGAAAATATCCTGGGTAATGTACAATGGAACTTGTGTTCAGTTGAATGAGTACCACCGTGGTTGTGACGTAGGCAAGCTGAAACAGTTTGTTGGAGTGAACGAGACTACACACGAGCTTGATTGTATGAATATCACTGGTGTAAAAATGAATTGA
- the LOC128745227 gene encoding uncharacterized protein LOC128745227 codes for MNRKEVLLLIVAVAVSAAVGADLFGFKEDPEENPNRLNKNNRTPIYIPNHCGENEILYPGDQSDDWVCDCRPGHVYHPASRGCFPLFTQAYCADGEYVEIRPGAKLPQCTKNTCKGKEIPFNGSCVMLNKNNNGLCPTIQRIRFVIGVNETTLQLGCISHAPIDLIRATSQRGDYRTIGEQTVLTKEGTVLFLAASKCAPGSGALINGTCTTE; via the exons ATGAACAGAAAGGAGGTTTTGCTATTAATTGTTGCCGTTGCGGTTTCGGCCGCTGTAGGAGCTGATCTTTTTGGATTTAAGGAAGACCCAGAAGAAAACCCCAACCGACTAAACAAAAAC AACCGCACCCCGATATATATACCAAATCACTGTGGAGAAAATGAAATACTCTACCCAGGAGATCAGAGTGACGATTGGGTCTGTGACTGTCGACCTG GTCACGTTTACCATCCGGCATCGCGCGGTTGCTTTCCGCTGTTTACGCAAGCTTACTGCGCGGACGGTGAATACGTGGAAATCCGGCCAGGAGCCAAACTGCCACAATGTACCAAGAATACCTGCAAAGGAAAGGAAATTCCGTTCAACGGAAGCTGCGTCAtgctaaataaaaataataacggACTTTGTCCGACTATTCAACGCATTCGGTTCGTAATCGGGGTCAACGAAACGACCCTCCAACTGGGCTGCATCTCGCACGCTCCGATCGATCTGATTCGCGCTACATCCCAGCGGGGTGACTACAGGACTATTGGCGAACAGACGGTGCTGACCAAGGAAGGAACGGTACTGTTCCTGGCTGCCAGCAAATGTGCTCCAGGATCTGGTGCTCTAATCAACGGAACCTGTACGACAGAGTGA